A genomic segment from Vanacampus margaritifer isolate UIUO_Vmar chromosome 3, RoL_Vmar_1.0, whole genome shotgun sequence encodes:
- the rufy3 gene encoding protein RUFY3 isoform X3, translating to MADRDLPTAGLPPRSPAAGSRGSSDENGHRHRNDSPDETLSPTSVIYFKEALSSVNVRFGKAGASSLSPKYDFHIERVESKRKNPKDPITIERLNLMNMAKLSIKGLIESALNLGRTLDSDYAPLQQFFVVMEHCLKHGLKTKKTFLGQNKSFWGALELVEKLTPEAGEITASVKDLPGLKTPLGRGRAWLRLALMQKKLSDYMKTIINRKDLLSEFYEPNALMMEEEGAVIAGLLVGLNVIDANLCMKGEDLDSQVGVIDFSMYLKDGGHSSKSAEGDGQITAILDQKNYVEELNRHLSASVNNLQAKVDALEKSNTKLTEELAVANNRIITLQEDVERVKEESSYQLESNRKALRSDSATCDGPALGETRKQLKEETLLRLDVEKELEVQIGMKQEMELSMKMLEKDVCEKQDALVELRQQLDDLRVINQQLGHKSQSADASSKQKSDAVARLEDKIGQMSGTIKHLESSEKHLAKQARNINSAAEKLLQLQQ from the exons ATGGCGGACAGGGATTTGCCCACGGCGGGGCTTCCTCCGCGGTCACCCGCCGCCGGGAGCCGCGGTTCCTCGGATGAGAACGGACACCGCCACCGCAACGACAGCCCGGACGAGACCCTGTCACCCACCTCGGTGATATACTTCAAGGAGGCGTTGAGCTCCGTCAACGTGAGGTTCGGGAAGGCTGGCGCCTCCTCGCTGTCCCCAAAGTATGACTTCCACATCGAGAGGGTCGAGTCGAAGCGGAAAA ACCCCAAGGACCCCATCACCATCGAGAGGCTCAACCTGATGAACATGGCCAAGTTGAGCATCAAGGGTCTGATCGAGTCGGCGCTCAACCTGGGACGCACGCTGGACTCGGACTACGCGCCCCTGCAGCAGTTTTTCGTGGTCATGGAGCATTGCCTCAAGCACGGCTTGAAAA CCAAGAAGACCTTCCTGGGCCAGAACAAGTCGTTCTGGGGGGCTTTGGAGCTGGTCGAGAAGCTGACGCCCGAGGCCGGGGAGATCACCGCCAGTGTCAAAGACCTGCCTGGCCTCAA GACGCCGTTAGGAAGAGGCCGCGCTTGGTTACGACTGGCCTTGATGCAGAAGAAGTTGTCCGACTACATGAAAACCATCATCAACAGGAAGGACCTGCTAAG TGAATTCTACGAGCCCAACGCTCtcatgatggaggaggagggcgCCGTCATCGCCGGACTGCTGGTCGGGCTCAACGTCATCGATGCCAACCTGTGCATGAAGGGGGAGGACTTGGACTCGCAG gtTGGGGTGATTGATTTCTCAATGTACCTAAAAGACGGAGGTCACAGTAGCAAAAGCGCAGAAGG TGACGGTCAGATCACCGCCATACTCGATCAGAAGAATTACGTGGAGGAGCTCAACAGACATTTGAG CGCTTCCGTAAACAACTTGCAGGCCAAAGTGGACGCGCTGGAGAAGTCCAACACGAAGCTCACAGAAGAG CTGGCAGTGGCCAACAACAGGATCATCACGCTACAAGAAGACGTGGAGCGGGTGAAGGAGGAGAGCTCGTATCAGCTGGAGTCCAACAGGAAG GCGCTGAGAAGCGACTCGGCGACGTGCGACGGGCCAGCGCTGGGCGAAACGCGCAAGCAGCTCAAGGAGGAGACGCTCCTTCGATTG GACGTGGAGAAGGAGCTGGAGGTGCAGATCGGCATGAAGCAGGAGATGGAGCTGTCCATGAAGATGCTGGAGAAGGACGTGTGCGAGAAGCAGGATGCGCTGGTGGAGCTCCGGCAGCAGCTGGATGACCTGCGCGTCATCAACCAACAGCTCGGCCATAAGTCGCAG agcGCTGATGCGAGCTCCAAGCAGAAAAGCGACGCCGTGGCCCGTCTGGAGGACAAAATCGGCCAGATGTCAGGCACCATCAAACATCTGGAGAGCAG CGAGAAACATCTGGCGAAGCAGGCCAGGAACATCAACTCGGCCGCGGAGAAGCTCCTGCAGCTG
- the rufy3 gene encoding protein RUFY3 isoform X4, which produces MSDLTPQSETATPTTDKITQAARETIYLCNFRVSVDGEWLCLRELNDISLTPDPEPAHEDPKDPITIERLNLMNMAKLSIKGLIESALNLGRTLDSDYAPLQQFFVVMEHCLKHGLKTKKTFLGQNKSFWGALELVEKLTPEAGEITASVKDLPGLKTPLGRGRAWLRLALMQKKLSDYMKTIINRKDLLSEFYEPNALMMEEEGAVIAGLLVGLNVIDANLCMKGEDLDSQVGVIDFSMYLKDGGHSSKSAEGDGQITAILDQKNYVEELNRHLSASVNNLQAKVDALEKSNTKLTEELAVANNRIITLQEDVERVKEESSYQLESNRKALRSDSATCDGPALGETRKQLKEETLLRLDVEKELEVQIGMKQEMELSMKMLEKDVCEKQDALVELRQQLDDLRVINQQLGHKSQSADASSKQKSDAVARLEDKIGQMSGTIKHLESSEKHLAKQARNINSAAEKLLQLQQ; this is translated from the exons ATGTCGGATCTGACGCCCCAGAGCGAGACGGCGACGCCCACCACAGACAAGATCACGCAGGCCGCCCGGGAGACCATCTATCTGTGCAACTTCCGCGTGTCGGTGGACGGCGAGTGGCTGTGCCTGCGCGAGCTCAACGACATCTCCCTCACGCCGGACCCCGAGCCGGCCCATGAAG ACCCCAAGGACCCCATCACCATCGAGAGGCTCAACCTGATGAACATGGCCAAGTTGAGCATCAAGGGTCTGATCGAGTCGGCGCTCAACCTGGGACGCACGCTGGACTCGGACTACGCGCCCCTGCAGCAGTTTTTCGTGGTCATGGAGCATTGCCTCAAGCACGGCTTGAAAA CCAAGAAGACCTTCCTGGGCCAGAACAAGTCGTTCTGGGGGGCTTTGGAGCTGGTCGAGAAGCTGACGCCCGAGGCCGGGGAGATCACCGCCAGTGTCAAAGACCTGCCTGGCCTCAA GACGCCGTTAGGAAGAGGCCGCGCTTGGTTACGACTGGCCTTGATGCAGAAGAAGTTGTCCGACTACATGAAAACCATCATCAACAGGAAGGACCTGCTAAG TGAATTCTACGAGCCCAACGCTCtcatgatggaggaggagggcgCCGTCATCGCCGGACTGCTGGTCGGGCTCAACGTCATCGATGCCAACCTGTGCATGAAGGGGGAGGACTTGGACTCGCAG gtTGGGGTGATTGATTTCTCAATGTACCTAAAAGACGGAGGTCACAGTAGCAAAAGCGCAGAAGG TGACGGTCAGATCACCGCCATACTCGATCAGAAGAATTACGTGGAGGAGCTCAACAGACATTTGAG CGCTTCCGTAAACAACTTGCAGGCCAAAGTGGACGCGCTGGAGAAGTCCAACACGAAGCTCACAGAAGAG CTGGCAGTGGCCAACAACAGGATCATCACGCTACAAGAAGACGTGGAGCGGGTGAAGGAGGAGAGCTCGTATCAGCTGGAGTCCAACAGGAAG GCGCTGAGAAGCGACTCGGCGACGTGCGACGGGCCAGCGCTGGGCGAAACGCGCAAGCAGCTCAAGGAGGAGACGCTCCTTCGATTG GACGTGGAGAAGGAGCTGGAGGTGCAGATCGGCATGAAGCAGGAGATGGAGCTGTCCATGAAGATGCTGGAGAAGGACGTGTGCGAGAAGCAGGATGCGCTGGTGGAGCTCCGGCAGCAGCTGGATGACCTGCGCGTCATCAACCAACAGCTCGGCCATAAGTCGCAG agcGCTGATGCGAGCTCCAAGCAGAAAAGCGACGCCGTGGCCCGTCTGGAGGACAAAATCGGCCAGATGTCAGGCACCATCAAACATCTGGAGAGCAG CGAGAAACATCTGGCGAAGCAGGCCAGGAACATCAACTCGGCCGCGGAGAAGCTCCTGCAGCTG